A window from Streptomyces sp. NBC_00271 encodes these proteins:
- a CDS encoding polyprenol monophosphomannose synthase produces the protein MNDGDGTLAAGAKGRQFGPLGTALVIIPTYNEAENIKKIVGRVRASVPDAHVLVADDNSPDGTGKLADELAAEDDHVEVLHRKGKEGLGAAYLAGFAWGLEHGYGVLVEMDADGSHQPEELPRLLTALKGADLVLGSRWVPGGRVVNWPKSREFISRGGSMYSRLMLDVPIRDVTGGFRAFRRETLEGLGLGQVASQGYCFQVDLARRAVKSGFHVVEVPITFVERELGDSKMSRDILVEALWRVTTWGVGERVGRITGRKHTS, from the coding sequence GTGAACGACGGCGACGGGACCCTCGCGGCAGGAGCCAAGGGGAGGCAGTTCGGCCCGCTCGGCACGGCCTTGGTGATCATCCCGACCTACAACGAGGCGGAGAACATCAAGAAGATCGTCGGCCGGGTACGAGCCTCGGTGCCCGATGCACACGTTCTCGTGGCGGACGACAACAGCCCGGACGGCACGGGCAAGCTCGCCGACGAGCTGGCCGCCGAGGACGACCATGTCGAGGTGCTGCACCGCAAGGGCAAGGAAGGCCTGGGCGCCGCGTATCTCGCGGGCTTCGCCTGGGGCCTGGAGCACGGCTACGGCGTCCTCGTGGAGATGGACGCGGACGGCTCGCACCAGCCCGAGGAACTGCCCCGGCTGCTGACCGCGCTCAAGGGCGCCGACCTCGTGCTGGGGTCGCGCTGGGTGCCGGGCGGGCGGGTCGTGAACTGGCCCAAGTCCCGCGAGTTCATCTCGCGCGGCGGCAGCATGTACTCCCGCCTCATGCTCGACGTGCCGATCCGGGACGTCACCGGAGGCTTCCGCGCCTTCCGCCGCGAGACCCTCGAAGGTCTCGGACTCGGTCAAGTCGCGTCCCAGGGGTACTGCTTTCAGGTGGACCTGGCCCGGCGTGCGGTCAAGTCCGGTTTCCACGTCGTCGAGGTGCCCATCACCTTCGTCGAGCGCGAGCTCGGCGACTCCAAGATGAGCCGCGACATCCTCGTGGAGGCGCTGTGGCGGGTCACCACGTGGGGCGTGGGGGAGCGGGTCGGCCGGATCACCGGCCGGAAGCACACGTCGTAG
- a CDS encoding amidohydrolase: MSESTATSDTVLLRGGEVHSPADPFATAMVVERGQIAWVGSEGAADAFADGVAEVVDLEGALVTPAFTDAHVHTTSTGLALTGLDLSDAPSLDAALALVREFAAARPADRVLLGHGWDAARWPGGRPPTRAELDEAAGGRPLYLSRIDVHSAVVTTALLDLVPGVTARAGYVAHGPLTRDAHHAVRAAALGAVTPAQRTEAQRAALAHAASLGIGSVHECAGPEISSEDDFTGLLRLAAEEAGPRVVGYWAEQDVEKALALGALGAAGDLFVDGSLGSYTACLHQPYTDADHTGTAYLDAAAVGAHVVACTEAGLQAGFHAIGDAAVTAVVEGVRAAAEKVGLARVRAARHRVEHAEMVTPETIAGFAELGLTASVQPAFDALWGGEDGMYAQRLGAERARALNPFAALLRTGVPLAFGSDSPVTPLDPWGTVRAAAFHRTAEHRVSVRAAFTAHTRGGWRAIGRDDAGVLVPGAPADYAVWRTEELVVQAPDDRVARWSTDPRSGTPGLPDLSPGGDLPVCLRTVVGGRTVYVRPGE; encoded by the coding sequence ATGAGTGAGAGCACCGCCACGTCGGACACCGTGCTGTTGCGCGGTGGAGAAGTCCACAGTCCCGCCGACCCCTTCGCCACCGCGATGGTCGTCGAACGCGGACAGATCGCCTGGGTCGGCTCGGAGGGCGCGGCCGACGCCTTCGCCGACGGGGTCGCCGAGGTCGTGGACCTGGAAGGCGCACTGGTCACCCCGGCGTTCACCGACGCCCACGTCCACACCACCTCCACCGGGCTCGCGCTCACCGGCCTCGACCTGTCCGACGCGCCCTCCCTGGACGCCGCTCTCGCCCTCGTACGCGAGTTCGCCGCCGCCCGCCCCGCCGACCGGGTGCTGCTCGGCCACGGCTGGGACGCGGCCCGCTGGCCCGGCGGCCGTCCCCCGACGCGCGCCGAACTCGACGAGGCGGCCGGCGGACGCCCGCTCTACCTCTCCCGCATCGACGTGCACTCCGCCGTGGTCACCACCGCGCTCCTGGACCTGGTCCCGGGGGTCACCGCACGAGCGGGGTACGTCGCCCACGGCCCCCTGACCCGGGACGCCCACCACGCCGTGCGCGCCGCCGCGCTCGGCGCCGTCACCCCGGCCCAGCGCACCGAGGCCCAGCGCGCCGCGCTCGCCCACGCCGCCTCGCTCGGCATCGGATCCGTACACGAGTGCGCGGGCCCGGAGATCTCCTCCGAGGACGACTTCACCGGACTGCTGCGTCTCGCCGCCGAGGAAGCCGGCCCCCGGGTCGTCGGCTACTGGGCCGAACAGGATGTCGAAAAGGCCCTGGCGCTGGGCGCGCTCGGCGCCGCGGGCGACCTCTTCGTCGACGGGTCCCTGGGTTCGTACACCGCCTGCCTGCACCAGCCCTACACCGACGCCGACCACACCGGCACCGCCTACCTGGACGCCGCCGCCGTCGGCGCGCATGTGGTCGCCTGCACCGAGGCGGGCCTCCAGGCGGGCTTCCACGCCATCGGGGACGCCGCCGTGACCGCCGTGGTCGAGGGAGTCCGCGCAGCCGCCGAGAAGGTCGGCCTGGCCCGCGTGCGCGCCGCCCGGCACCGCGTCGAGCACGCCGAGATGGTCACCCCGGAGACCATCGCCGGCTTCGCCGAGCTCGGCCTCACCGCCTCCGTGCAGCCCGCCTTCGACGCGCTGTGGGGCGGCGAGGACGGCATGTACGCCCAGCGCCTGGGCGCCGAGCGAGCTCGGGCCCTCAACCCCTTCGCGGCTCTGCTGCGCACCGGCGTGCCGCTGGCCTTCGGTTCCGACAGCCCCGTCACCCCCCTCGACCCCTGGGGCACCGTGCGCGCCGCCGCGTTCCACCGCACGGCGGAGCACCGGGTCTCCGTGCGCGCCGCGTTCACGGCGCATACGCGCGGCGGGTGGCGGGCGATCGGACGGGACGACGCGGGAGTCCTGGTGCCGGGCGCGCCCGCCGACTACGCCGTGTGGCGCACCGAGGAACTGGTCGTGCAGGCCCCCGACGACCGGGTCGCACGCTGGTCGACCGACCCTCGTTCGGGTACTCCTGGACTGCCCGATCTGAGCCCCGGCGGCGACCTGCCGGTGTGCCTGCGTACGGTCGTCGGCGGGCGGACGGTCTACGTACGGCCGGGCGAGTGA
- a CDS encoding Lrp/AsnC family transcriptional regulator, protein MEELDRQIVQLLVADGRMSYTDLGKATGLSTSAVHQRVRRLEQRGVIRGYAAVVDPEAVGLPMTAFISVKPFDPSAPDDIAERLADVPEIEACHSVAGDENYILKVRVSTPHELEELLARLRSLAGVSTRTTVVLSTPYEARPPRV, encoded by the coding sequence ATGGAGGAGCTGGACCGACAGATCGTGCAGCTGCTCGTCGCAGACGGGCGGATGAGCTACACCGACCTGGGCAAGGCCACGGGCCTGTCCACGTCCGCCGTGCACCAGCGGGTGCGTCGGCTGGAACAACGTGGTGTCATCCGCGGCTATGCCGCGGTCGTGGACCCCGAGGCCGTCGGGCTGCCCATGACCGCCTTCATCTCGGTGAAACCCTTCGACCCGAGCGCCCCCGACGACATCGCGGAACGCCTCGCCGACGTGCCCGAGATCGAGGCCTGCCACAGCGTCGCGGGCGACGAGAACTACATCCTGAAGGTGCGGGTCTCGACCCCGCACGAACTGGAGGAGCTCCTCGCCCGCCTGCGCAGCCTCGCAGGCGTGTCGACCCGCACGACCGTGGTGCTGTCGACGCCGTACGAGGCGCGCCCGCCCCGCGTCTGA
- a CDS encoding phosphotransferase family protein — translation MATAPRPRTTTRDPEELGRRLTTWLTARLPGARATNVTAPESNGMSSETLLFDIEHPEPPLTACALRLAADPAAYTVFPVYDMPRQYRTMRLVAERTDLPVPRVLWLEEDPTPLGAPFFVMERVEGRVPPDVMPYTYEGNWLHAASDQERERLEAASVGLLARLHDQVPLPEADFLTFPGEGSPLRRHVESQRVYYAWVIDGLPRSPLIESAFDRLDELWPRDEGEAVLNWGDARIGNVVYDGFAPAAVLDWEMAALAPREVDLGWTVYLHRFFQDLTASFGQRGLPDFLRRDRVERRYAELTGHTPRDMDFHTLYAALRHAIVMLRVAYRQVHFGEVAVPPDPDTLILHHGSLRAMVQGSYWEGPAAGR, via the coding sequence ATGGCCACGGCACCGCGCCCGCGCACGACCACCCGCGACCCGGAGGAACTGGGCCGCCGGCTGACCACCTGGCTCACCGCCCGCCTCCCGGGCGCCAGGGCGACCAACGTCACCGCCCCCGAGTCCAACGGCATGTCCAGCGAGACCTTGCTCTTCGACATCGAGCACCCCGAACCACCGCTGACCGCCTGCGCGTTGAGGCTGGCGGCGGACCCGGCGGCGTACACCGTCTTCCCCGTCTACGACATGCCCCGCCAGTACCGCACGATGAGACTGGTCGCCGAGCGCACCGATCTCCCGGTGCCGCGGGTGCTGTGGCTGGAGGAGGACCCCACCCCGCTCGGCGCGCCGTTCTTCGTCATGGAACGGGTCGAGGGGCGCGTGCCGCCGGACGTCATGCCCTACACGTACGAGGGGAACTGGCTGCACGCGGCGAGCGACCAGGAGCGCGAACGGCTGGAGGCGGCCTCGGTGGGGCTCCTCGCCCGGCTGCACGACCAAGTCCCGCTGCCGGAAGCCGATTTCCTGACCTTCCCGGGTGAAGGCAGCCCCCTCCGTCGCCATGTCGAGTCCCAACGCGTCTACTACGCATGGGTGATTGACGGGCTGCCACGCTCACCCCTGATCGAGAGCGCGTTCGACCGTCTCGACGAGCTGTGGCCGCGTGACGAGGGCGAGGCGGTGCTCAACTGGGGCGACGCGCGCATCGGGAACGTCGTCTACGACGGGTTCGCCCCCGCGGCCGTCCTCGACTGGGAGATGGCGGCCCTCGCCCCGCGCGAGGTCGACCTCGGCTGGACGGTCTACCTGCACCGCTTCTTCCAGGACCTGACGGCGAGCTTCGGCCAGCGCGGACTGCCCGACTTCCTGCGCCGTGACCGCGTCGAGCGGCGCTATGCCGAACTCACCGGCCACACACCCCGGGACATGGACTTCCACACGCTGTACGCGGCCCTGCGGCACGCGATCGTCATGCTGCGCGTCGCCTACCGCCAGGTGCACTTCGGCGAGGTCGCCGTACCGCCGGACCCGGACACACTGATCCTGCACCACGGCAGCCTGCGCGCCATGGTGCAGGGCAGTTACTGGGAAGGTCCGGCCGCCGGTCGCTGA
- a CDS encoding acyl-CoA dehydrogenase family protein encodes MPDRAPQPVDRQLPTDEARDLISLVRDIAQREIAPKAAEEEDAGRFPREIFGLLSDSGLLGLPYDSEYGGGDQPYEVYLQVLEELAMARLTVGLGVSVHTLSCHALANYGTKEQRAEYLPAMLGGGLLGAYCLSEPSSGSDAASLRTKAVREGGGEAESGGEWTITGTKAWITHGGVADFYTVLARSGGAGPRGITAFLVPGRTEGLSAAPPERKMGMKGSPTAQIHFDGVRVSDGRRIGDEGQGFAIALAALDSGRLGIAACAIGVAQAALDEAVAYATGRAQFGRPISDFQGLRFMLADMATQIEAGRALYLAAARLRDAGRPFAKQAAMAKLLCTDTAMKVTTDAVQVLGGYGYTADFPVERYLREAKVLQIVEGTNQIQRMVIARHLAGPESR; translated from the coding sequence ATGCCCGACCGCGCCCCGCAGCCGGTGGACCGTCAACTGCCCACGGATGAGGCCCGGGATCTGATCTCGCTCGTCCGTGACATCGCGCAGCGCGAGATAGCCCCGAAGGCGGCCGAGGAGGAGGACGCCGGACGCTTCCCGCGCGAGATCTTCGGCCTGCTCTCCGATTCCGGCCTGCTCGGACTGCCGTACGACTCCGAGTACGGCGGCGGCGACCAGCCGTACGAGGTCTACCTCCAGGTCCTCGAAGAGCTCGCCATGGCCCGTCTCACCGTCGGCCTCGGCGTCAGCGTGCACACCCTCTCCTGCCACGCCCTGGCGAACTACGGCACCAAGGAACAGCGGGCCGAGTACCTGCCCGCGATGCTCGGCGGCGGCCTCCTGGGGGCCTACTGCCTCTCGGAGCCGTCCTCCGGCTCGGACGCCGCCTCCCTGCGGACGAAGGCCGTCCGGGAGGGTGGGGGAGAAGCCGAGAGCGGGGGAGAGTGGACGATCACGGGCACCAAGGCCTGGATCACGCACGGCGGCGTCGCCGACTTCTACACCGTGCTCGCCCGCAGCGGTGGCGCGGGCCCGCGCGGCATCACCGCGTTCCTGGTGCCCGGCCGCACCGAGGGACTGAGCGCCGCCCCGCCCGAGAGGAAGATGGGCATGAAGGGCTCGCCCACCGCGCAGATCCACTTCGACGGCGTACGGGTGTCCGACGGCCGGCGCATTGGTGACGAGGGACAGGGCTTCGCGATCGCCCTCGCCGCGCTCGACTCCGGCCGGCTCGGCATCGCGGCCTGCGCCATCGGCGTCGCCCAGGCGGCCCTCGACGAGGCCGTCGCGTACGCGACCGGGCGCGCGCAGTTCGGTCGGCCGATCTCCGACTTCCAGGGCCTGCGCTTCATGCTCGCGGACATGGCGACGCAGATCGAGGCGGGCCGGGCGCTCTACCTCGCCGCGGCACGGCTGCGCGACGCGGGGCGGCCCTTCGCCAAGCAGGCCGCCATGGCGAAGCTGCTGTGCACGGACACGGCGATGAAGGTCACCACGGACGCCGTCCAGGTGCTCGGCGGGTACGGCTACACCGCAGACTTCCCGGTCGAGCGCTATCTGCGCGAGGCCAAGGTCCTCCAGATCGTCGAGGGCACCAATCAGATCCAGCGGATGGTCATCGCCCGTCACCTCGCGGGGCCGGAGTCACGCTGA
- a CDS encoding glycoside hydrolase family 18 protein: MLRPHRPRSRSRLRALLSTACCAALGATLLAGAGTATATPSAQQAAGSKVVGYFTEWGVYDRNYHVKNVETSGSAAKLTHINYAFGNVTGGKCALGDAYAATDKAYTADQSVDGVADTWDQPLRGNFNQLRKLKKKHPNLKVLWSFGGWTWSSGFGEAARNPAAFAQSCYDLVENSKWADVFDGIDIDWEYPNACGNTCDTSGRAAFKNVLAALRAKFGSGNLVTAAITADATAGGKIDAADYAGAAQYVDWYNPMTYDFFGAWDAAGPTAPHSPLNSYSGIPKADYHTSATIAKLKGLGIPASKLLLGIGFYGRGWTGVTQAAPGGTATGPAAGTYEQGIDDYKVLKTKCPATGTVGGTAYAKCGTNWWSYDTPSTIAGKMTYKNQQGLGGTFFWELSGDTSNGELIKAIN; the protein is encoded by the coding sequence ATGCTCCGACCGCACCGCCCCCGCTCCCGCTCCCGTCTCCGGGCGCTCCTGTCCACCGCCTGTTGCGCCGCCCTCGGCGCCACGCTGCTCGCCGGCGCGGGCACCGCCACCGCGACCCCCTCGGCCCAGCAGGCCGCCGGTTCCAAGGTCGTCGGCTACTTCACGGAATGGGGCGTCTACGACCGGAACTACCACGTCAAGAACGTCGAGACGTCCGGCTCGGCTGCCAAGCTCACCCACATCAACTACGCTTTCGGCAATGTCACCGGCGGCAAGTGCGCCCTGGGCGACGCCTACGCGGCGACCGACAAGGCGTACACCGCCGACCAGTCGGTGGACGGGGTCGCCGACACCTGGGACCAGCCCCTGCGCGGCAACTTCAACCAGTTGCGCAAGCTGAAGAAGAAGCACCCGAACCTCAAGGTCCTCTGGTCCTTCGGCGGTTGGACCTGGTCGAGCGGTTTCGGTGAGGCCGCCAGGAACCCGGCCGCGTTCGCGCAGTCCTGCTACGACCTGGTCGAGAACTCCAAGTGGGCGGACGTCTTCGACGGCATCGACATCGACTGGGAGTACCCGAACGCCTGCGGCAACACCTGCGACACCAGCGGCAGGGCGGCCTTCAAGAACGTGCTGGCGGCGTTGCGGGCGAAGTTCGGCTCCGGCAACCTGGTCACCGCGGCGATCACGGCGGACGCCACCGCGGGCGGCAAGATCGACGCGGCGGACTACGCGGGCGCGGCGCAGTACGTCGACTGGTACAACCCGATGACGTACGACTTCTTCGGCGCCTGGGACGCGGCCGGCCCCACGGCTCCGCACTCCCCGCTGAACTCGTACAGCGGTATCCCCAAGGCGGATTACCACACCTCCGCCACGATCGCGAAGCTCAAGGGCCTGGGCATCCCGGCCTCGAAGCTGCTGCTGGGCATCGGGTTCTACGGGCGCGGCTGGACCGGCGTCACCCAGGCGGCCCCCGGCGGCACGGCCACCGGACCGGCGGCGGGAACGTACGAGCAGGGCATCGACGACTACAAGGTGCTGAAGACGAAGTGCCCGGCGACGGGCACGGTCGGCGGCACGGCGTACGCCAAGTGCGGTACAAACTGGTGGAGTTACGACACCCCGTCGACCATCGCGGGGAAGATGACCTACAAGAACCAGCAGGGCCTGGGCGGCACCTTCTTCTGGGAGCTCAGCGGTGACACCTCGAACGGGGAGCTGATCAAGGCGATCAACTAG
- a CDS encoding TetR/AcrR family transcriptional regulator — translation MNHSQQRAVDRPRARGTDRSLARRTELIAIGRKLFADTSYDALSMDDIARQAHVAKGLIYYYFKSKRGYYLAIVEDSVADLVSRAASGLELPPVERVHRTIDGYLRYAEHNQAAYRTIITGGVGFDTDVQSIREGVREVIVETIAEGAYGRRKIAPLPRMALLGWLYSVEGATLDWIGNPALPRDTVRELLVKMLGGAMRAVEEVDPTYPAPRPARRET, via the coding sequence TTGAATCATAGTCAACAGCGCGCCGTCGACCGCCCCCGGGCGCGCGGCACCGATCGCTCACTGGCGCGCCGCACCGAACTCATCGCCATCGGGCGGAAGTTGTTCGCCGACACGTCCTACGACGCGCTGTCGATGGATGACATCGCCCGCCAGGCGCATGTCGCCAAAGGGCTGATCTACTACTACTTCAAGTCCAAGCGCGGCTATTACCTCGCGATCGTCGAGGACTCGGTCGCGGACCTGGTCTCCCGGGCGGCGAGCGGTCTCGAACTGCCCCCGGTCGAGCGGGTGCACCGCACCATCGACGGCTATCTGCGCTACGCCGAGCACAACCAGGCCGCGTACCGCACGATCATCACCGGTGGAGTCGGCTTCGACACCGACGTGCAGAGCATCCGCGAGGGTGTGCGCGAGGTCATCGTCGAGACCATCGCCGAAGGGGCTTACGGGAGACGCAAGATAGCGCCGCTGCCCCGTATGGCGCTGCTCGGCTGGCTCTACAGCGTCGAGGGCGCGACCCTCGACTGGATCGGCAACCCGGCCCTGCCGCGCGACACGGTCCGCGAGCTGCTGGTGAAGATGCTGGGCGGCGCGATGCGCGCGGTCGAGGAGGTCGACCCCACCTACCCGGCCCCGCGGCCGGCCCGCCGGGAGACCTGA
- a CDS encoding SCO1431 family membrane protein: MTASSATATRLRARTGGPKDDGPKILEHVAGWTFVVVLAMLVTQLGLL, encoded by the coding sequence ATGACCGCGAGCTCCGCCACCGCCACCCGACTCCGCGCCCGCACCGGCGGTCCCAAGGACGACGGCCCCAAGATCCTCGAACACGTCGCGGGCTGGACCTTCGTCGTGGTCCTCGCGATGCTCGTCACCCAGCTCGGCCTGCTGTGA
- a CDS encoding M1 family metallopeptidase gives MSTFRTPRRRARLALAAAITVAAALTGPVSQAVGSPSAPTSPPVAPSPGAPGLGDPIFPLDGNGGYKVNRYLLDFDWQAPRTPFEAAATVKATTTQALSRFDLDFAGNTLHTVTVDGTTSKAVRDGDELVITPAKPLAKGKSFTVKVTYTADPTQMRHRDDAIEDYGWIPTPDGTVLYPQPNGAKMIFPSNDHPSQRAPITFRITTPPGLTAVAGGELTGRAEQADGRVKWTYDSEQPLATQLAQLAIGRFTFVDSTGPHGLPIRDVVPDDLVAPTEQYRKLTAEHLAWLEERLGPYPFNRYGLLVGDTDLGVALETQTLSLIPKADLLGDRVGAERNLVHELTHQWTGDSVGIKTWSDLWLSEGHARFYERLYSEAHGGDSFEATMKTAYASHDQWRHDYGAPAEPTEPNLFKRMRYDGSTLVLYALREKVGQETFGRIERAWVTEYRGKIAGTQDYVDLASKVVGQDLDGFLHPWLYGAKTPPMPDHPDWVVNPVQG, from the coding sequence ATGAGCACGTTCCGGACGCCTCGCCGCAGAGCCCGCCTCGCCCTGGCGGCGGCGATCACGGTGGCAGCCGCCTTGACGGGGCCGGTCTCGCAAGCCGTCGGCTCCCCGTCCGCCCCCACGTCCCCGCCCGTGGCGCCCTCCCCGGGTGCGCCGGGCCTCGGCGACCCGATCTTCCCGCTCGACGGCAACGGCGGCTACAAGGTGAACCGCTACCTCCTCGACTTCGACTGGCAGGCACCCAGGACGCCCTTCGAGGCCGCCGCGACGGTCAAGGCGACCACCACCCAGGCCCTGTCCCGCTTCGACCTGGACTTCGCGGGCAACACCCTGCACACGGTGACCGTGGACGGGACGACCTCCAAGGCCGTGCGTGACGGCGACGAGCTGGTGATCACCCCGGCGAAGCCGCTCGCCAAGGGCAAGTCCTTCACGGTCAAGGTCACCTACACCGCCGACCCGACCCAGATGCGGCACCGCGACGACGCCATCGAGGACTACGGCTGGATCCCCACGCCGGACGGCACGGTGCTGTACCCACAGCCCAACGGCGCCAAGATGATCTTCCCGTCGAACGACCACCCGAGTCAGCGCGCCCCGATCACCTTCCGCATCACCACCCCGCCGGGCCTCACCGCCGTCGCGGGCGGCGAACTCACCGGCCGCGCCGAGCAGGCGGACGGGCGCGTGAAGTGGACGTACGACTCCGAACAGCCCCTCGCCACCCAGCTCGCCCAGCTGGCGATCGGCAGGTTCACCTTCGTCGACAGCACCGGACCGCACGGGCTGCCGATCCGCGATGTGGTCCCGGACGACCTGGTCGCCCCCACCGAGCAGTACCGCAAGCTCACGGCCGAGCACCTCGCGTGGCTGGAGGAGCGGCTCGGCCCCTACCCCTTCAACCGCTACGGCCTCCTCGTCGGCGACACCGACCTGGGCGTGGCCCTGGAGACACAGACGCTCTCCCTGATCCCGAAGGCCGACCTGCTCGGCGACCGGGTCGGCGCCGAGCGCAACCTGGTGCACGAGCTCACCCACCAGTGGACCGGCGACAGCGTCGGCATCAAGACCTGGTCCGATCTGTGGCTGAGCGAGGGCCACGCCCGCTTCTACGAGCGGCTGTACTCCGAGGCGCACGGCGGCGACAGCTTCGAGGCCACGATGAAGACGGCGTACGCGAGCCACGACCAGTGGCGCCACGACTACGGCGCCCCCGCCGAACCGACCGAACCGAACCTCTTCAAGCGGATGCGGTACGACGGCTCGACGCTCGTCCTGTACGCGCTGCGCGAGAAGGTCGGCCAGGAGACGTTCGGGAGGATCGAGCGGGCCTGGGTCACCGAGTACCGCGGAAAGATCGCCGGCACCCAGGACTACGTCGACCTGGCGTCCAAGGTCGTGGGCCAGGACCTCGACGGTTTCCTGCACCCGTGGCTCTACGGTGCCAAGACCCCGCCGATGCCCGATCACCCGGACTGGGTGGTCAACCCGGTCCAGGGCTGA
- a CDS encoding peptidase C39 family protein: MTRVSEPSRRALLAVAFAAAATATAGSAAAATPAGAVQTHAGPGLVDNQAWTSYADWRTGTAKGTRALAATRPGLVIETPAGTADYTDPHTGKTATWEYATWTSPVHRLAVPATEAIASWNAHTPAGTWLQVELTGTYSDGTATPWYVMGRWAAGDQDIKRTSVDNQKDGKSSISTDTFSIDNAASGLRLVSYRLRLTLYRTPGSGLTPTVWRLGAMGSDIPDRFTVPASTPGLAKELPVPRYSQEIHAGQYPEYDNGGEAWCSPTSSQMIIEHWGRRPTAEQLAWVNPSFADPQVCHAARFTYDYQYGGCGNWPFNAAYAATYKDLQGVVTRLRSLTDLETLIAAGIPAITSQSFLKSELTGAGYGTSGHLMTVIGFTAGGDVIANDPASPGDDAVRRVYKRREWENIWLRTKRYNASGNVVSGTGGVCYLYFPSNPSAGQSEALKAVGVR; this comes from the coding sequence ATGACCAGAGTTTCAGAGCCGTCCCGCAGAGCCCTGCTGGCCGTGGCGTTCGCCGCAGCGGCGACCGCCACGGCGGGCTCCGCGGCCGCGGCCACGCCGGCCGGGGCGGTGCAGACGCACGCGGGTCCGGGTCTCGTGGACAACCAGGCCTGGACCTCGTACGCCGACTGGCGGACCGGCACCGCGAAGGGCACGCGAGCCCTCGCGGCCACCCGTCCCGGCCTGGTGATCGAGACCCCGGCCGGCACCGCGGACTACACCGACCCGCACACCGGAAAGACCGCGACCTGGGAGTACGCGACCTGGACCTCGCCGGTCCACCGGCTCGCCGTCCCCGCCACCGAGGCCATCGCCTCCTGGAACGCGCACACCCCGGCGGGCACCTGGCTCCAGGTCGAGCTCACCGGCACGTACTCCGACGGCACCGCCACCCCCTGGTACGTGATGGGCCGCTGGGCGGCCGGCGACCAGGACATCAAGCGGACCTCCGTGGACAACCAGAAGGACGGCAAGAGCAGCATCTCGACGGACACCTTCTCGATCGACAACGCGGCCTCGGGCCTGCGCCTCGTCTCGTACCGGCTCCGTCTCACCCTCTACCGCACCCCGGGCTCCGGGCTCACGCCCACGGTCTGGCGGCTCGGCGCGATGGGCTCCGACATCCCCGACCGCTTCACCGTCCCGGCCTCCACTCCCGGGCTCGCGAAGGAGTTGCCGGTTCCGCGCTACTCCCAGGAGATCCACGCGGGCCAATACCCCGAGTACGACAACGGCGGCGAGGCCTGGTGCAGCCCCACCTCCTCGCAGATGATCATCGAGCACTGGGGGCGCAGGCCCACGGCGGAGCAACTCGCCTGGGTCAACCCGTCCTTCGCCGACCCGCAGGTCTGCCACGCGGCCCGCTTCACCTACGACTACCAGTACGGCGGCTGCGGCAACTGGCCCTTCAACGCGGCGTACGCGGCGACGTACAAGGACCTCCAGGGGGTGGTCACCCGCCTCCGCTCGCTCACCGACCTGGAGACGCTGATCGCCGCCGGCATCCCGGCCATAACGTCCCAGTCGTTCCTGAAGTCCGAGCTGACGGGGGCGGGATACGGCACCTCGGGCCACCTCATGACCGTCATCGGATTCACCGCGGGCGGCGATGTGATCGCCAATGACCCCGCCTCGCCGGGCGACGACGCCGTGCGCCGGGTCTACAAGCGGCGCGAGTGGGAGAACATCTGGCTCCGTACCAAGAGGTACAACGCCTCCGGGAACGTCGTCTCCGGTACGGGCGGGGTCTGCTATCTGTACTTCCCGTCGAATCCGTCGGCGGGGCAGAGCGAGGCACTCAAGGCGGTCGGAGTCCGTTGA